In one window of Solanum pennellii chromosome 2, SPENNV200 DNA:
- the LOC107010545 gene encoding uncharacterized protein LOC107010545 isoform X1 → MMNIHVESAPRKMEECRICHDGDDDSNMEVPCSCRGTLKYAHRKCVQRWCNEKGDIICEICRENFTPDYTAPAPPLFGRFTMNTVGNWDVSMGGVDYHHFGALFSTDDNFVGNESDEYTTFYPRSLICCRIVAITFVLLLMLRTMLSIIFGVAGDNSVSLVMLSALKAIGIVLAIYVLVKALIAVRHWRHQQDRHHSEIASSDEENELPLQQLQHFQIAPSNDENELPLQHPQPQFLHVQ, encoded by the exons AT GATGAACATCCATGTTGAGTCTGCACCAAGGAAGATGGAAGAATGTAGGATTTGccatgatggtgatgatgattcTAACATGGAGGTACCCTGCTCTTGCCGCGGAACCCTCAAG TATGCACATCGAAAATGTGTACAGAGGTGGTGCAATGAGAAGGGGGACATCATCTGTGAAATTTGCCGCGAG AATTTTACGCCAGATTATACAGCACCAGCTCCTCCTCTATTTGGCAGGTTCACAATGAACACAGT AGGAAACTGGGATGTTTCCATGGGTGGGGTTGATTATCATCATTTTGGTGCATTGTTTTCAACAGATGACAATTTTGTTGGTAATGAGTCAGATGAGTATACAACATTTTATCCAAGAAGTTTGATATGCTGTCGCATTGTTGCCATAACT TTTGTGCTTCTCCTGATGTTGCGTACAATGCTGTCAATAATCTTTGGTGTTGCTGGAGATAACTCGGTATCATTAGTCATG TTATCAGCGTTGAAAGCTATTGGAATCGTACTGGCAATCTACGTTTTGGTGAAAGCTTTGATTGCTGTGCGACATTGGAGGCATCAGCAG GATCGTCATCACTCAGAGATAGCCTCATCAGATGAAGAAAATGAACTGCCATTACAACAGCTTCAGCACTTTCAGATTGCTCCATCGAACGATGAGAATGAACTACCACTACAGCATCCTCAGCCACAGTTTTTACATGTCCAATGA
- the LOC107010545 gene encoding uncharacterized protein LOC107010545 isoform X2 — translation MNIHVESAPRKMEECRICHDGDDDSNMEVPCSCRGTLKYAHRKCVQRWCNEKGDIICEICRENFTPDYTAPAPPLFGRFTMNTVGNWDVSMGGVDYHHFGALFSTDDNFVGNESDEYTTFYPRSLICCRIVAITFVLLLMLRTMLSIIFGVAGDNSVSLVMLSALKAIGIVLAIYVLVKALIAVRHWRHQQDRHHSEIASSDEENELPLQQLQHFQIAPSNDENELPLQHPQPQFLHVQ, via the exons ATGAACATCCATGTTGAGTCTGCACCAAGGAAGATGGAAGAATGTAGGATTTGccatgatggtgatgatgattcTAACATGGAGGTACCCTGCTCTTGCCGCGGAACCCTCAAG TATGCACATCGAAAATGTGTACAGAGGTGGTGCAATGAGAAGGGGGACATCATCTGTGAAATTTGCCGCGAG AATTTTACGCCAGATTATACAGCACCAGCTCCTCCTCTATTTGGCAGGTTCACAATGAACACAGT AGGAAACTGGGATGTTTCCATGGGTGGGGTTGATTATCATCATTTTGGTGCATTGTTTTCAACAGATGACAATTTTGTTGGTAATGAGTCAGATGAGTATACAACATTTTATCCAAGAAGTTTGATATGCTGTCGCATTGTTGCCATAACT TTTGTGCTTCTCCTGATGTTGCGTACAATGCTGTCAATAATCTTTGGTGTTGCTGGAGATAACTCGGTATCATTAGTCATG TTATCAGCGTTGAAAGCTATTGGAATCGTACTGGCAATCTACGTTTTGGTGAAAGCTTTGATTGCTGTGCGACATTGGAGGCATCAGCAG GATCGTCATCACTCAGAGATAGCCTCATCAGATGAAGAAAATGAACTGCCATTACAACAGCTTCAGCACTTTCAGATTGCTCCATCGAACGATGAGAATGAACTACCACTACAGCATCCTCAGCCACAGTTTTTACATGTCCAATGA
- the LOC107011635 gene encoding protein PIN-LIKES 2, producing the protein MEPPFSETDVNLYYGGHYLVYAVLPLLKLLCLTVIGLILAHPRTQLVPKATFKLLSKLVFALFLPCTIFIHLGETITVKNLMRWWFIPANVLLSTAIGCLLGYLVAKICKPPPQYFRFTIIATAFGNTGNLPLAIVGSVCHSSDNPFGPDCYTTGVSYVSFAQWVAVLLVYTLVYHMMEPPIEYFDVVDGGGEIQEHLPSNDLSRPLLVEAEWPGMEDRETEHCKTPFIARVFTSVSTLSCTSIPDPDSLEEAPAPTSPKSIRCLAEPRVVRRLRIVAEQTPVRHVLQPPMFAILLAFIVGMVPPIKSVVYGTQAPLEFLTDSLNILAQAMVPSVMLILGGMFAEGPNESELGVRTTVGISVARLLVLPLLGTGVVYLADELNFLIPDDKMYLFVLLLQYTTPSAILLGAVASLRGYAVREASALLFWQHVFALFSISMYIIVYFKLLLSYV; encoded by the coding sequence ATGGAACCCCCATTTTCTGAAACTGATGTCAATCTGTATTATGGTGGTCATTACCTTGTATATGCTGTTTTGCCATTGTTGAAGCTCCTATGTTTAACTGTTATTGGTCTGATTCTTGCACATCCAAGAACCCAATTAGTTCCTAAAGCTACTTTTAAGCTTCTTAGTAAGCTTGTGTTTGCGCTTTTCTTGCCTTGTACTATCTTTATTCACCTTGGTGAGACTATTACTGTCAAGAATTTGATGCGCTGGTGGTTTATACCAGCTAATGTGCTTCTTAGTACTGCAATTGGTTGTCTGTTGGGGTATTTGGTGGCGAAAATTTGTAAGCCACCTCCACAGTATTTTAGGTTCACTATTATTGCGACTGCGTTTGGGAATACGGGCAATTTGCCTCTTGCTATTGTTGGATCAGTGTGTCATAGTAGTGACAATCCTTTTGGTCCAGATTGCTACACGACTGGTGTGTCTTATGTGTCGTTTGCTCAATGGGTGGCGGTCCTGCTTGTTTACACTCTTGTTTACCATATGATGGAACCCCCAATTGAGTACTTTGATGTTGTTGATGGGGGTGGTGAGATTCAGGAGCATTTACCTAGTAATGATTTAAGTAGGCCACTTCTAGTGGAAGCTGAATGGCCTGGTATGGAAGATAGAGAAACTGAGCATTGCAAGACACCCTTTATTGCGCGAGTTTTTACAAGTGTCTCAACCCTCTCGTGTACTTCCATTCCAGACCCTGATAGTTTGGAGGAAGCGCCAGCTCCAACGAGTCCAAAATCTATTAGATGTTTAGCGGAGCCTCGGGTGGTTAGAAGATTAAGAATTGTTGCTGAACAAACTCCAGTTCGACATGTTCTCCAGCCTCCAATGTTTGCTATATTGTTGGCTTTTATTGTTGGAATGGTTCCACCCATTAAATCTGTTGTTTATGGTACACAAGCTCCTCTTGAGTTCCTCACGGACAGTTTAAATATACTAGCTCAAGCTATGGTGCCTTCAGTTATGCTGATTCTGGGAGGAATGTTTGCTGAGGGTCCAAATGAATCTGAACTTGGGGTTCGAACCACTGTTGGCATCAGCGTTGCTAGGCTTTTGGTCCTTCCTTTGCTGGGAACAGGGGTGGTCTATTTGGCAGATGAACTGAACTTTTTAATCCCTGATGATAAGATGTACCTATTCGTTCTTTTGCTGCAATACACAACACCAAGTGCCATCTTGTTGGGAGCAGTTGCTAGCTTGAGAGGTTATGCAGTCAGAGAAGCTTCAGCATTGCTCTTCTGGCAACATGTGTTTGCTCTCTTCTCTATTTCTATGTACATTATTGTCTACTTCAAGCTTCTGCTTTCTTATGTCTGA